The genomic segment AATTATATTTCCGCTCTGCGCCGGAAGGTCCTCAAAGCCACATCAAAAACTATTGAAATATTTCAATCAAGCGACGGCGAAAGCATTCCATTTGGAAATAATTGGGTTCACAAAATAGAAGAAAATCTCGACAAAGCAAAAATAATGCTTGTTTTTGTGTCGCCTCAATCTGTCAATTCGAATTGGATTCATTTCGAATCCGGCTTTGCGTACGCAAAAGGTGTAAAAGTAATACCGATAGGAATCAAAAGCATAGACGTAGGAAAGTTGTCACCCCCGATCAATCTCCTACAGGGATTCAATATCGTAAGCGAAGCAGGAATGAACAATATCGTAACCATCATCAATAGAGAATTTAACTGTGACTTTGCTGAGGATTTTACTTCTGAAGATCACGACGAATTATCTCTCCATGATGAAACTATCGCATCGCTAGTTCCGTCCTTCATCGATTACTTTCAGTTCACTTTTGCGTCAAAAATTGCCGTAACTGAGAGCGAGCCAGTTTGCATTGTGGAAGAACCACTGAAAGCTGTCGAAAAGTGCTTCGAGCAACTAGGAATTGAGTTTAATTATGCGACTAAGGAAAAAATACAGTGCGCAGGAATAACGCTCCTGCTTCATCCCGAGCGAAATGGAACGCAACCTCCTTCGCCTGGTTCCATCGAGTTGAAGATGGATCCGTATCACTTTTCCAATTGCGCTGGGATCATCAAAGGACTGTGCACGGCTCTCTACAGGGATAAGACTCTAGCAAAATTTTGGTGCGACGTTTTCTTCCAAGAACCGATACAGCTTGAGACTACCGACTTCAAAGTGTCCTCTCGGTTACATCAAGTAGGGCTTTCGATGTCGAAGTCGTATCCGAATCACTATAAATTTGAAAGCGTTGATTTTTCATTGCTTGACCAGTCCTCCTTTTTCCGTAAACATAGCGCGGCCCCCCCGGAAAAATTTCTACACGTGATTTTTGATTCCGACAATTTACC from the Collimonas arenae genome contains:
- a CDS encoding toll/interleukin-1 receptor domain-containing protein, producing MQKPTIFFSHSSRDKNYISALRRKVLKATSKTIEIFQSSDGESIPFGNNWVHKIEENLDKAKIMLVFVSPQSVNSNWIHFESGFAYAKGVKVIPIGIKSIDVGKLSPPINLLQGFNIVSEAGMNNIVTIINREFNCDFAEDFTSEDHDELSLHDETIASLVPSFIDYFQFTFASKIAVTESEPVCIVEEPLKAVEKCFEQLGIEFNYATKEKIQCAGITLLLHPERNGTQPPSPGSIELKMDPYHFSNCAGIIKGLCTALYRDKTLAKFWCDVFFQEPIQLETTDFKVSSRLHQVGLSMSKSYPNHYKFESVDFSLLDQSSFFRKHSAAPPEKFLHVIFDSDNLPSNQILKLISVLQEARVICK